The genomic interval GCCAGATCACCTCACCGGTGCGCTTTTCCACGCCGGCACCTGCAGCAGCGTGGGCTGCCAAGCGCGGGGGCGGAGGTGTCAGCGCTGCAGAAAGGCTTCGGGGGGAGAGGCTGCGTCTGACGGCAAAAGGACATTTTGCTCCAGGAAGCGTCGGTGACGCTGGCAGCCATGGCTCCTCCAGCCCGCTTcgtccccagccccttcccGACCCGCCAGGACAAGCTGCTCTCTCCGTTCCAGGTGATGCCAAAGCCACGGAGGAGACCATGGCCAGGCGCGGTGCCGGGACACCCTTCCTGCTGCggctctccctgctcctgctcctccgGCCAGGCGGTGAGTGGGACCCGTCCCGTCCCGCAGCCGTGTGCCCCGCGCCGCTCCCATGTACCCAGCGCCCGTCCCGACTGGCCGGGGCCGTGGCACGCAGGACTGCTGCGGGCGGGCAGGAGCGGCGGCGGCACGGCGGGCGCTGGCAGGATGGGGCCTGGCATGTGCCGGCAGGCTTGCCCAACGCCCGGCTCTTCCTCTCCAGCGGCTGGGGGGCCCGTCTAAGGGAAGAGGTGCTCGTCCCTCTGTCCCGCCTGGGCGCCGAGGAGCTGAGATGGCTTCGTCACGGCCGTGCCCTGGATgtgatgtggtttttttcctgcctgcagggaCCCTGGGCTGTGCCTCGGTGGCCGTGGGCTCACCCGTTGTGCCCCTGGGTTCAGCCGTCACGGCGTCCTGCACCATCCAGAGCGAGCTGTGCCGCGgcttggagcaggggaaggtcTGGATCACCTGGATGCTGGACAACGAGCCCGTGGCCGGGAGCCAGCACCGGGGCCCAGGGGGCACGGAGGTGTCCAACCTCACCCTGCCCCAGTTCAACCGCACGCAGGCCAAGCTGTGGTGCTGGGTGGAGTGGAACGGGACCAAGCAGCGCATCGGCATGGCCGAGATCAGGGCGGGTTGTAAGTCTGCTGCCGCCGTGGGTCACCCGCGTGTGCACTTCACAGAGGTGCAGCCTGGCACCAGAGTTTGCACGTCTCCTCTCTGAGACGCGTGTCTGCCCCGGCTGAGCCGGGCAAAGCCGCTGGGGCAGGAGTAGCAGCCAGGGCCGATGGCTGATGGAGGCTGTTTTGGGGCTGTGCACAGCTACGTCCCGGCGCGCCGGTGCCCAGCgggcaggctgcagggcaggggaggtttggggAGCGGTGGCGTGGCAGCGGGGCTCTGTGCAACCGGGCATGGAgggggctgcagctcctccgCAGCTGGGATGGGCGCTTCGCTCAGGCTTTTCCGTGGCCGCTCTCTCCCAGACCCACCTGCAAAGCCTTTCAACCTCAGCTGCATCCTGGACCTCAGCAATTACGGGCTGACGTGCCAGTGGGAGCAGGGAGCCGACAGCCACCTCCCCACCAGCGTTGCACTGAAGTGTGCTGGGTAAGCCTCGGGGGGTGATACGGTCCCTGGCATCTGGCCACTTCTCCTGCCCCCGCTCCCTCCCAAACGACATGGCAAGCCTCATCCTCTGCCGGAGGGACCCCCGAGCCCACTCCTCTCGCTGCCGCAGAAGCAGAGCCCAGGCGGTGACAGGCTGCACCCCACAAGGCGGCCGCAGCCGCTGCACGGTGCCACGCCGGCTGCTCCAGCTCTACCGGCAAATGGAGATCTGGGTGTCCGCCACAAATGCCCTCGGCACAACCGAGTCAGAGCATCTCTGCATCGACCCCATGGACGTCGGTGAGTGATAGCCAGAGCCGCCCACTTCTCGTGGAGGTCAGGGGCCAGGGAAGCTCATCAGCAGTGAGAGGGGTATTAGAGTGCCATTAAAGCACGTCAGGCTTTTAGGTCATATTTTATGGGCAGGTTCCTATGATAAATGGCTTGCTGGGATGAATAGGTGCCAAAGCTGCATTACAGACTGAGCAGCGTGTGCCAGTGGGTTATGAGCCATCAGTTGACCTGCTGCACTCTACAACTGTCTCCAGCAATTGATTACCCATTTATTCAGGAGGTCTATTAATAATATATCCAGCTCCTATAAACTATTTATAAAAGGAACCTTCCCAGATGGTGCGACTCATCCTCCCTGCTCTGGACCAACGGAAAGGGCTGCCCATGAACCAGCTGAGCCCTCCCATGGCCGTGCTGGGCTCTTGCTCCAGGGCAGACCCAAAAGTGCAGCTTTCCTGGCCGTGTACCAGACCCCAGGTCTTGTGGGAtctgttttccctgtgtagACGTTAACACCACCCAGAGCCCAGGCTGCAGAGCAATGCTGGCACCGTGCTCCCAAGCATCGCCCCATGCCCTGGGCAGGGGCATACACCAGCCCCTGCCACAAGCCATTCTCTTAAATGTTTCGGGGTGGTTTCTCCCTGTCCCTTATCTTGGGCAGGCCAGCACCCCGGCTGCGGCTTGCAGCATTAACAACAGCAGCCGCACGCGAGGCGGTGGCCCCACGCGCTGCCCGCCGCAGCACctctccagctccttcccctgctcttcctccagccAAGCTggaccccccagccctgcagagcatCCAGTCCATCCCCTTCCAGACCGACTGCGTCGCCCTGGCCTGGGAGGTGACGCGGAGCAACGCACACATGGAGCTGCAGTGCGAGCTGCGCTACCGGGCACCAGAGGACCCTGCCTGGGCTGTGGTGAGtgctgccggggcagcaggaccGGGGAGGGTGAGCGAGCAGGAGCCAGGACCCTCCCCTCCGCTCCGAGCTCTGCCCTGCTCGAGGCAGGAGCCAGCACAGCCCTCGCTTCGGCTGCCACCAGGTCACCGGCATCGTCGGCCAGGCCGGCAAAATGCAGCACTGTGGCTTCCTCTTCGGCACGCAGTACCGCTTCCAGATGCGGTGCCGGCGGAGCTCGGCACAGGGCTACTGGAGCGAGTGGAGCCCGGGCAGGAACTACACCACCCACGAGAAAGGTGGGTGCGGAGTCACCGGGGGGGTCCCCTCTGCCTGGCCAGGCAGCACAGCCACGGTGGCACGGCCACACTCACCCCTCTCAGCTCTCTGGCCACCCTTCTGCTGTTGCAGCCCCCATGGGGAAGCTGGACGCGTGGTGGAGCACTCGGCCAGCCGGGGCAGGCGGGCGGCTGGAGGTGCAGCTGCGCTGGAAGGTGAGTACAGGTGGGCGGTGGGGGTgcgggggctgctggggcatTGCCCTGGGGACCGAGCATCCCTGTGGGGACCGAGCATCCCCGCGGGGACCGAACATCCCCGCACACCCTGCCTGCGCCCAGGCTCCACGGCCGCGGGAGGCAAACGGGCGAGTGCTGGGGTACTGCGTCACCCTGAGCCCCAGGAAGaggggcagggacccccccactGTCTGCAACACCACCCACACCCAGTGCAACTTCTCCGCGCCAGCGGGGACCAGGAGGGTCTATCTCTCAGCCTACAATGCAGCCGGCGAGTCGGCACCAACCGAGGTCATCCTCCTGGAGAGGAAAGGTGAGGACAGTGCAAACTTCCCACGGTCCGAGACCTCCATATGCCCCCCTGGGGCTCTGtaaccccccctccccacctcagcAGCTCCACAAGCTCTCAAACTGGGTGCCGCTCCATCGCCCCACTGCGGGGGAGACACCTCCCTGGGTGTGCAACTGGGGGGCTCCCGAGCAGGGCAGGCtccaggctggggggcacagcaGAGCAATGCAGCAGAGATGCTCCCCCCTCCCGTCATCCCGGCTGGTTGTCCCCATGCAGGTCAGCCCCTGGCTGGGCTCCGGGCCGTGCCCAGGGGCGAGCGCAGCCTCTGGGTGCGCTGGGAGGCACCGCCGACCCCAGTGGCTGCCTACGTCCTGGAGTGGCAGCGGGTGTCCTCGGAGCCCGGTCGCTGCAGTGCTTGCTGGCAGATGGAGCGTGACGGGGCTACCACCGCAGTCCTCATCCGGGGTAAGctgggggctgccgggggggcCCTGCCCTCCTGGTCAGCTGGGTGGGGGATCTGGCACCCCTCCTGACTGCCCCAGGGCCAAaccttccccccttcccccgcaCCCACTCCCGCGGTACGGCACAGGGCAAGTGGGCTGGTGCTGTGGGCAGGCGCAGGGCAGCCAGGGGCTCTTGGCAGCCAGAGCCCCAAACCCCTGGCCCCCCCTCTGCTCTCTGTTGCAGATGGCATTGAGCCTTTCCAGCGGTACAACATCTCAGTGTACCCCCTCTATAAGGACACCATAGGGGTGCCCGTCCACACCGCAGCCTACTCCAAGCAGAAGGGTACGTgtgctcccagcagctgccctCGGGGCCCCGGCGGGCTCGCTCTGCACCACCAAGCCTTTGCCTTTCAAAAAGGAGAGTCAGCCTTCCCACCACGCACCCCTAATTCAGGGGCTGTGCAGAAGAGCTCAGCCCGCTAGGCTGGATCTTGGCTCATCTCTAAAGGTGCTGTCAGCTGGACCGAGCCCCACGGGGGCACAGCATGGGGCAGGCCCTGACACCCACACCTCGGGAGTGGGACTTACCACTCAATGCATTCCCCCTGCACGTCCCCCACCCCGAGACAGCGGCTCTGCACAGTGCCTGGACACTTGTCCTGCTCTGTTTCAGCACCATCCTACGCCCCGAAGCTCTACCTGAAGAGCATCAGCAAGTCTGACgctgagctgtgctgggacCCAGTGCCGGTTGAGATGCAGAACGGCTTTATCACCAGCTACACCATCTTCTGGGCCAACAGCACCGCAGAAGTGTCCAGTGAGTCCTGCCGGCGTCACCGCCAGCCCTGCCCTCCATCCCACCTCGATGTGTTGGGTGGGGACGTCAGCAGACTCCATGCCCTTGTCAGAGAGGGCTGGGGCATGTGTGCAGGTCCCATATGGGACCCCCTGCCAGCAGAGACCCAAGGGGCTGTGCAGGTGAGGGGCACCTGCCGAGCAGCCCCCGCCGTGCCAACAGCCCGTGTTTCCCCAGGTGCCACCGTGAACCCCTCTCTCAGCTCCTTTGTCATCCGCAAGCTGAAGCCATCAACCCTGTACAAAGTGCACATCATGGCATCCACGGCCGCCGGCAGCACCAATGGCACCAGCCTGACCCTGGTGACCATGGTGCTAGGTGAGGGGGTGCAGCCACCTGGAGGGGGGTGTAGGGACAGGAGGAGACCCACAGACCCCAGGTCCTGCCCCAGCCTCACGGCACAGCGTGGCTGGAGGCGTCTCACTGTGGTTCCCTCTCTGACCCTCTCCCCTGCCCGCTTTCCAGATGACATCGAAATCCAGTTCCTCTTCCTGACCCTGGGGCTGATCTTTGTCTTGCTTATACTTCTGCTCAtctgcttccagaagaatgggcGGTGAGTACCAAGAGCCATGATGGGCTGGACCGGCCCTGCACGTGGCTGGGCTGCCCTGGGAGTCCCCATCCCCAGCGGCTGCGGTGGCCCTGGCCGCAGCCCGGCTGCTGGAAGGACGGGACGGATGCggagagcagcagcatcccactGCGAGCTCGGCGGGAGCAAGGCCAGCCCCAAGGCCGCCGTTTTCAGGGCCCCTCGCTGAGTCCCCTCATCCTGTGACCGCCAGGGTGAAGCAGCAGTTCTGGCCCAGCGTCCCCGACCCCGCCAACAGCAGCCTGGGCAAGTGGGTGCCGGCAGAGCTCCAGCAGGTGAGAGCTGGATGgctgcaccccacagccccccactccccacccGGGCACTGCTCGGCACGGAGGGCACGGCACCCGGGGCGCGAGGCCATGCTGGGATGGGGAGCCGGGGTGCAGGGAGCTTCCCTCCCACGgtgctgggaagaggagggcagaggaggggCTGCACCCTGCAAACAGGCCGTGACCGCACGCCGTTTCTCCAGGAgcctctgcagctccccggcgTGAGGGAGCCCGGCCTGGCGACCATTTCTACCGTCGCAGTGCTTGAAAGGGCGTCGGGGAAGCAGCCGTCCGCCTGGGGCAAGGAGCCCTCCGCCGAAACCGCCGGCACCTTCCCCGCCGTGCCCCAGCCCTACGTGCGGCAGGAGGGACCCGGCACACCGGGccgcggccgggcggcagcggaGCCGTGCCAGGGCCTCGGCGGGAGCGGGGAAACCGTCCAGTACGCGCAGGTGGTGGGCGACGGGTACAAGGGCCAGCAGCACGCCCCGCCTCGCCTCTACCTGCGCTCCAACTCCACTCAGCCCCTGCTCCTcgaccccagccccagccccaagcCCTACGAGAACCTGTGGTTCCACGGGGCCCCCCCTCACGGCTGCCCCGGGGACGGGGCTTTCTCCGAGGAGCTGCCCGccaccttccccctgctgcAGGGCCTCCGCATCGGCGGGGCCGAGGAGCTCCACGACTGCCGGGCGTTTTAGTGCCGGGGACCGGGGCAGCGGTAacgggcccggccccggggtCTGAGGGTGGCCCGGGCCGGGCCTACACCTAGGGGGCCCCCCCACGACGAGGGGCCCGGTTCCCTCCACCGGTGCTGT from Haliaeetus albicilla chromosome 16, bHalAlb1.1, whole genome shotgun sequence carries:
- the CSF3R gene encoding granulocyte colony-stimulating factor receptor, producing the protein MARRGAGTPFLLRLSLLLLLRPGGTLGCASVAVGSPVVPLGSAVTASCTIQSELCRGLEQGKVWITWMLDNEPVAGSQHRGPGGTEVSNLTLPQFNRTQAKLWCWVEWNGTKQRIGMAEIRAGYPPAKPFNLSCILDLSNYGLTCQWEQGADSHLPTSVALKCAGSRAQAVTGCTPQGGRSRCTVPRRLLQLYRQMEIWVSATNALGTTESEHLCIDPMDVAKLDPPALQSIQSIPFQTDCVALAWEVTRSNAHMELQCELRYRAPEDPAWAVVTGIVGQAGKMQHCGFLFGTQYRFQMRCRRSSAQGYWSEWSPGRNYTTHEKAPMGKLDAWWSTRPAGAGGRLEVQLRWKAPRPREANGRVLGYCVTLSPRKRGRDPPTVCNTTHTQCNFSAPAGTRRVYLSAYNAAGESAPTEVILLERKGQPLAGLRAVPRGERSLWVRWEAPPTPVAAYVLEWQRVSSEPGRCSACWQMERDGATTAVLIRDGIEPFQRYNISVYPLYKDTIGVPVHTAAYSKQKAPSYAPKLYLKSISKSDAELCWDPVPVEMQNGFITSYTIFWANSTAEVSSATVNPSLSSFVIRKLKPSTLYKVHIMASTAAGSTNGTSLTLVTMVLDDIEIQFLFLTLGLIFVLLILLLICFQKNGRVKQQFWPSVPDPANSSLGKWVPAELQQEPLQLPGVREPGLATISTVAVLERASGKQPSAWGKEPSAETAGTFPAVPQPYVRQEGPGTPGRGRAAAEPCQGLGGSGETVQYAQVVGDGYKGQQHAPPRLYLRSNSTQPLLLDPSPSPKPYENLWFHGAPPHGCPGDGAFSEELPATFPLLQGLRIGGAEELHDCRAF